The following is a genomic window from Benincasa hispida cultivar B227 chromosome 7, ASM972705v1, whole genome shotgun sequence.
NNNNNNNNNNNNNNNNNNNNNNNNNNNNNNNNNNNNNNNNNNNNNNNNNNNNNNNNNNNNNNNNNNNNNNNNNNNNNNNNNNNNNNNNNNNNNNNNNNNNNNNNNNNNNNNNNNNNNNNNNNNNNNNNNNNNNNNNNNNNNNNNNNNNNNNNNNNNNNNNNNNNNNNNNNNNNNNNNNNNNNNNNNNNNNNNNNNNNNNNNNNNNNNNNNNNNNNNNNNNNNNNNNNNNNNNNNNNNNNNNNNNNNNNNNNNNNNNNNNNNNNNNNNNNNNNNNNNNNNNNNNNNNNNNNNNNNNNNNNNNNNNNNNNNNNNNNNNNNNNNNNNNNNNNNNNNNNNNNNNNNNNNNNNNNNNNNNNNNNNNNNNNNNNNNNNNNNNNNNNNNNNNNNNNNNNNNNNNNNNNNNNNNNNNNNNNNNNNNNNNNNNNNNNNNNNNNNNNNNNNNNNNNNNNNNNNNNNNNNNNNNNNNNNNNNNNNNNNNNNNNNNNNNNNNNNNNNNNNNNNNNNNNNNNNNNNNNNNNNNNNNNNNNNNNNNNNNNNNNNNNNNNNNNNNNNNNNNNNNNNNNNNNNNNNNNNNNNNNNNNNNNNNNNNNNNNNNNNNNNNNNNNNNNNNNNNNNNNNNNNNNNNNNNNNNNNNNNNNNNNNNNNNNNNNNNNNNNNNNNNNNNNNNNNNNNNNNNNNNNNNNNNNNNNNNNNNNNNNNNNNNNNNNNNNNNNNNNNNNNNNNNNNNNNNNNNNNNNNNNNNNNNNNNNNNNNNNNNNNNNNNNNNNNNNNNNNNNNNNNNNNNNNNNNNNNNNNNNNNNNNNNNNNNNNNNNNNNNNNNNNNNNNNNNNNNNNNNNNNNNNNTGCCCAACAATTCAGAAGCCCCGGGATCTACAGGGGAGGAGCAATGTACTTAAGACATTGAGCAGGCAAGCTTGACCGCCTGCAGAGATGTGGATTGTGGTCACCTAGAACAACGCAATTTTCGATCCATATCTCAATATTATGTTTAATACTTTATTAAATTTCTGtctctttaaattttgatttctttcttaaattcttcatttaattcaacTTTGACTCTAtgaatttatttcctcattcaCTTCTCTACATTTAATGTTGTCTCgtctttaattctctgacttttttttttgttgtaatcAATGCGTTGTGctttaaatggtgaatgattgagtaataaaggaaaatttatTACCCCAAGACACAGCGCTTGTGCTgatgaaaattgtaaaataaaactaataaaacaattaacaatAAGAAAGCAAGACGACAATGGATGCATCCCAAACCAATTAGGAATTCTTTGCGTTCACCTAACTCAACTAGATTGAGTTGacgggtgtgttgcgctcgcatgtgtcctttgcccatctttagccaaatgcactatgttgaggtatcctccagaaatgcattagtaagggggtgtgttgcggggacaTATGCACTGTTGCCTgtcctctgcaaagatacaGTTGCGTTGGAGAGCACAATGCGTGATTCTTGTTCAtgcgtccattcaaataaaatattaaagaaaaatttgtttGACAATTTGGGAAGAAGTCCAATTGATTCGTATCCCCAAGTAATTATGATttggcagacgaaaggacacTTTTTCTAAAATTCCATAAATGAAGGAGGTGAAACGATGCACCAGTTGAGCTACTTGAGGCTAGTCGCCGCGAAGATCGCGCTGGGCCCCACCACGGCCCAACCTTTAAATACGACCTCCTCCTTCATTGGATACCCTTTACCTCACTTTGGCAAACCAGAAACCCTAAGTGTCTTGCAGCCTACACCTTTCTTTGTCCCTAGTAGCTCGAGTTTTTACCAGACTTTTCCAAGCTCGtatccatggctgaccaaacCTCAAACCAATCCGCTTCACCTTCCACCACTGATCAAGTAGCCATGCAagaggcagcattcctggcTGCTAGTCGCAGGCTTGTCGCCCAAGCCCACACTGTCCCCAGACTCGCCGGAAGAGACCAAAGAAATCCTTTGGCCGGTAGGCCTCCTGTGTTCAAGAGAGGCGGAAGCACTGAGAGCATGCCTATGCCAACACTTGCCATCTCCACTGAAAGTGAAAGGAAGAGATGAGATGATACGAaggtgtttggcaacatcctAAGTACCTTGGAGCAAGGAGGTGGACTGCTTGTGGCAGgtgttgtaaaccaaccactgcctACGGAGGAGGAGGCGGCAGTAGTGGCTGATGAACCATTGAAGGATGGAGTAGTGGTAGTGGAAGaagtggtggttgaagaagaagaaaaagagaatgatGTTTTGGTCCCAGAGACTCAGGAGGTAACTATCATCGCAGAAATTTATGACGAACctccaagaagagaagaagaaaagatcaAAGTCGAGGAGGCTAAGGAAGCAGAGGTTGCATTAGTAATGCCTGAAATTGCGATGGAGGAGGTTGCAGGGCATGCGTGGCCAGAAGAGGTCGAGAAggaagataagaagaagaagaataagggaaaGAAGGCTGAAGAGGCAGAGTATTCGCATCATCACAAGGCAAGAAAGATCAAAGAGAAAAAGGATAATGATAaagatgaagaggccaagaaggagaggaagaagaaggagaaagaggagAGAAAATTGCGTCGACGTGAGAAGAGGCgcctgagagaagaagaagaagcgaaATGGAGGGTTGCAAGCCctgatggagaatcaacctccgtAAGGGAGGATAGGGGGGAAACGGTGCAGTTGATGGAACCGACATAACCTGAAGCAACGCAAATAGTTGCGGcggatgaaggagaagaaacagagggaacccccctaatgcggcgtcgcagggagaatgcgccgcaagggtccaCAATTGACCCTCAAAGATGAATtttggcattggaagagaaagagagaaaaagaaaagaagaggaggagaagcaagaaaagatggagaggggCAAGCTGATCATCGCAGAGGgagatagaagaagaagattggaatTTGAAGAAATGCAACGCAACAATGAGCTTGCCAGACTTGAAGGGATCTAGAAGCGCGAGGAGGAACAACGTCTATTGCTAGCCTCTGAGGAATTCGAAGAAGAGTTtatgagagaagaaagagaagaagaagaagaagaagagagaaggaagaaagaagaag
Proteins encoded in this region:
- the LOC120081642 gene encoding translation initiation factor IF-2-like; the encoded protein is MADQTSNQSASPSTTDQVAMQEAAFLAASRRLVAQAHTVPRLAGRDQRNPLAGRPPVFKRGGSTESMPMPTLAISTESVVNQPLPTEEEAAVVADEPLKDGVVVVEEVVVEEEEKENDVLVPETQEVTIIAEIYDEPPRREEEKIKVEEAKEAEVALVMPEIAMEEVAGHAWPEEVEKEDKKKKNKGKKAEEAEYSHHHKARKIKEKKDNDKDEEAKKERKKKEKEERKLRRREKRRLREEEEAKWRVASPDGESTSVREDRGETVQLMEPT